DNA sequence from the Atribacteraceae bacterium genome:
TACTTTATCCATAAATTCTAAAAAATCAGGCCGTCTTTTTTGTTTCGTTGTCTGTGTATGAACAAATCCGGTTGCCACTTGCAACGCAGCAAAGAGATTCAATGTGCCATGGCGTTTATAGGTGCTTTTATACCCACGTGCTATCTTTCCATTGTCAGTTTCGATATAACCGGTAGCCCGTTCCAGCGCCTGAATGCCGGGCTTTTCGTCAACGCATAAGACCAAGGCCTTCTCCGGTGGATTTAATTCTGTATCAATTGGCGGGCCAAGACTTCCTGGGTTTGCCATTGACCGAAAAGATGACCCTGGCGGGCCAAGGTTCCCAGGAAACGCCTTAGTTTTTGGTCGATCGGCCGGGGAGGCTGGTCGGCGTAAGCCGTACCGGGCAGAGGAAGAAAGGCGTGGGCATGAATTTTTGCCCCGCACTGAATCAGGCGACCGATGGTTTCCACCGTTTCCCGGATGTCCTCCTCGGTTTCCTCCGGCAACCCGAAGATGAAATCGACGATGGTTTCAAAACCGGCTGACCGAGCCAGTTCGACGCCGGTCAACACGTCTTCCCGGGTATGCCCCCGCTTGAGGCGGGCGAGGCTTCGATCGCTGCCGCTTTGTGCACCGATTACTAGGCGGTGGTTGTCGGTCAGATGGCGGACGATGGTGAGTATTTCCGGGGTGATGCTGTCCGGTCTCACTTCGGAAGGAAATGAGCCGAAGTAAATCCGCCCCTGGTTTCCAATGATCTTGCGCAAACCGAGAAGAAATTCATGAATGGCCTGCGGATTCGGAGTGATCCCGTCGACAGAACGATAACCGAAAGCGTTGGGTGTGACAAAGCGTAGATCAATGGCCCGCTGGAGGTGATTCAGCAAGCGTACGGCTTCAAAAACGGCCTCGGGACTTCGTTCTCGGATAGTCCAGCCGAACAGCGTACTGGTCTGGCAGAAACTACAGCCGTGCGGGCATCCCCGCCTTAACTCGATCGGACCGATCATGTTCCGATTCCGGGGAAAGGGAGGATAGCGGTTTAAATCCACTGGTCCACCGGTCAGAACTTGGGTTCTCTCCGGACAGTCCCCAGATTGAAAGCGCCGCACGATTTCGATGAACGCCGCTTCGCCTTCTCCCCGGACAATCCAAGCACAGCCTTCCTCGGTTGCGGGATCACCCGCAGTGATGTGCGGCCCCCCGGCAGCGATCAAGACCCGGGGGTTTACTGACTGCACTTTTTGAAAAAAGCCTCTTCGCAGTTGCGCGTCCACGCTCATCAGCGAACAGACGAGGAGACTTCGACCGTATTTCGGGAGTTCCTCAAGAAGCAGGCGCTCGGTTGGAAAAAGAAAAATTGGCGTCGTCGTCGCTCCCTGGTCGCTGGTTAACGCCCCCAGGAGAGCATGGAGACTGTTTCTGTGCCTTCGGGAGTACAGGATAAGCAACGGCCAGGGATCGCGCTGTAAGGGAATCATGAGGGTCCTCGCTTTTTTTTCGCTGATGATAGTATATGATGTCTGTGAAATTTGCGATATAGCCGGAGACCTCCGGGAGTTGGGAGGAAAACGGCACAGGGAGCCTTCCTATGGTATGATGGGGAGGAAACGATGCTTGGGAGGTAGAGCGGTGAATAAAAGGGTTTTTGACGGATGTGGATGGGCGGTCGGTGAGATAGGTTTTGGCGCCTGGGCCATCGGCTCAGGTTGGGGAAAAGTGAGCGAGGATGAGGCCTTGGCGGCCCTGCGCGCCGCTCTCGAGGCGGGGGTAAATTTTATCGATACCGCTGATGTTTATGGCGACGGACGGAGCGAAAAGCTCATCGGGCAGGTTTTGCGGGAACATGGCGGACGGATTTACGTTGCGACCAAGGCTGGACGGCGCTTGCATCCGCATCACGCCGACGGCTACACGGAGGCGAACCTGAATCAATTTGTCGATCGGAGTCTTACGAACTTGTCCGTAGATACAATCGACCTTCTGCAACTCCATTGCCCGCCGCCGGACGTCTACTACCGGCCGGAGATCTTTGCGATCCTTGACCGTATGGTCGATGCCGGAAAAATTCAGTATTACGGGGTGAGTGTCGAAAGGGTGGAAGAAGGACTCAAGGCCATCGAGTATCCCGGTGTGCGCAGTGTGCAGATTATATTCAACATGTTTCGTTATCGACCCGCCGAGCTGTTTTTCCACGAATGCCGGAAGAAAAACGTTGCTATTATTGCCCGGGTCCCGCTGGCTTCGGGCCTTTTATCCGGGAAAATGAAGCGAGATACGGTCTTTCCCGACGATGATCATCGCCAGTTTAACCGGTACGGTCAGCGGTTTGACCGGGGGGAAACCTTTTCCGGCGTCGATTACGAGACCGGCCTGCGGGCGGTGGACAAACTCAGGGTCATCAAGCCCGAGTCCTTTTCCATGACCCAGTTCGCCCTCAAGTGGATCCTGATGTTTCCCGAAGTGACTACGGTCATACCTGGTGCGAAAAACAAGCGCCAGGCCGAAGAAAACGCTCTGACTTCGCAATTGCCGCCACTCTCGGAAGAGATCATGGACGAAGTGGAGATCATTTATGAAGAACTGATCCGGGACGAGGTACATCATGCATGGTGAATCCCGGGGACCGACAGGGGGAAAATAATGATCAAAAAAGATGATCGGGCATTGAACAAGCCGTTACGCGAAGCGATGCAACTCCATCCCCTCTACCGGGGCAAGGTGGAGGTGACCTTGAAATGTCCGGTGCGGAACTATGACGATTTCGCCATCTGGTATACACCCGGTGTTGCCGAAGTATGTCGGGTGATCTTCCAGTCTCCCGACCGTTCCTATGAGTTGACCGGACGAGGGAATACGGTTGCCGTTGTTTCCGATGGAAGCCGGGTGTTGGGCTTGGGGAAAATCGGACCAGAGGCGGCCTTGCCGGTGATGGAGGGAAAGGCGCTCCTTTTTCGCTATCTGGGAGGAGTGGATGCCTGGCCCCTGTGTTTGCGGGTGAGTGACCCCTTGGAATTGATCGATCTGGTTAAAGCGATGGAACCGAGCTTTGGCGGAATCAACCTGGAAGACATTGCGCAGCCGGCTTGTTTTACGGTGCTCGAAACCCTTCAAAAGGAACTTTCCATCCCGGTTTGGCATGATGACCAACAGGGTACGGCGTTGGTCACCGTCGCTGGATTACTCGGGGCGCTGGCGGTGGTCGGTAAAAATCCCGATCGGATCCGGGTGGCGTTGATCGGTGCCGGAGCGTCGAATATTTGTATCGCTCGCCAGTTGATGCTTGCCGGAGTGAAGGGCGAGAATATGGTTTTGTGCGATAGCCGGGGAATCCTCAACCGCAGCCGTACCGATCTGAAGGACACCCATCCCTGGAAATGGGAGCTGTGCGAAAAGACCAATGGTGAAAATATTCATGGGGAAAAAGCGGAAGCGATAGAAGATCGGGATGTATTGATCGCTCTTTCCATGCCTGGTCCAGGGGTGATCGCTCCGGAGTGGATCAAGCGCATGAGACGGGATGCGATCGTCTTTGCCTGCGCCAATCCAACCCCGGAAATCTGGCCCTGGGAAGCCCGGGAGGCCGGTGCCCGGGTCGTGGCCACCGGACGGTCCGATTTTCCAAACCAGGTGAACAATTCGTTGGGTTTTCCGGGCCTTTTCCGGGGGGTTCTTTCCGTGCAGGCTTCCGCGATCAGCGATTCCATGTGCCTGGCTGCGGCTCGAGCACTCTATGATTATGCCGGAAAAAAGGGTCTTCGGGAAGACTACATTATCCCCAGTATGGAGGAATGGGAGGTCTATGTGGAT
Encoded proteins:
- a CDS encoding NADP-dependent malic enzyme, whose translation is MIKKDDRALNKPLREAMQLHPLYRGKVEVTLKCPVRNYDDFAIWYTPGVAEVCRVIFQSPDRSYELTGRGNTVAVVSDGSRVLGLGKIGPEAALPVMEGKALLFRYLGGVDAWPLCLRVSDPLELIDLVKAMEPSFGGINLEDIAQPACFTVLETLQKELSIPVWHDDQQGTALVTVAGLLGALAVVGKNPDRIRVALIGAGASNICIARQLMLAGVKGENMVLCDSRGILNRSRTDLKDTHPWKWELCEKTNGENIHGEKAEAIEDRDVLIALSMPGPGVIAPEWIKRMRRDAIVFACANPTPEIWPWEAREAGARVVATGRSDFPNQVNNSLGFPGLFRGVLSVQASAISDSMCLAAARALYDYAGKKGLREDYIIPSMEEWEVYVDVAVAVAEQARREGLSRRSLGADEVRAEAVALISRSQGMVKRMMEEGFIRIPEEERP
- a CDS encoding TIGR04013 family B12-binding domain/radical SAM domain-containing protein; its protein translation is MIPLQRDPWPLLILYSRRHRNSLHALLGALTSDQGATTTPIFLFPTERLLLEELPKYGRSLLVCSLMSVDAQLRRGFFQKVQSVNPRVLIAAGGPHITAGDPATEEGCAWIVRGEGEAAFIEIVRRFQSGDCPERTQVLTGGPVDLNRYPPFPRNRNMIGPIELRRGCPHGCSFCQTSTLFGWTIRERSPEAVFEAVRLLNHLQRAIDLRFVTPNAFGYRSVDGITPNPQAIHEFLLGLRKIIGNQGRIYFGSFPSEVRPDSITPEILTIVRHLTDNHRLVIGAQSGSDRSLARLKRGHTREDVLTGVELARSAGFETIVDFIFGLPEETEEDIRETVETIGRLIQCGAKIHAHAFLPLPGTAYADQPPRPIDQKLRRFLGTLARQGHLFGQWQTQEVLARQLIQN
- a CDS encoding aldo/keto reductase; this encodes MNKRVFDGCGWAVGEIGFGAWAIGSGWGKVSEDEALAALRAALEAGVNFIDTADVYGDGRSEKLIGQVLREHGGRIYVATKAGRRLHPHHADGYTEANLNQFVDRSLTNLSVDTIDLLQLHCPPPDVYYRPEIFAILDRMVDAGKIQYYGVSVERVEEGLKAIEYPGVRSVQIIFNMFRYRPAELFFHECRKKNVAIIARVPLASGLLSGKMKRDTVFPDDDHRQFNRYGQRFDRGETFSGVDYETGLRAVDKLRVIKPESFSMTQFALKWILMFPEVTTVIPGAKNKRQAEENALTSQLPPLSEEIMDEVEIIYEELIRDEVHHAW